One Novipirellula aureliae DNA window includes the following coding sequences:
- a CDS encoding signal peptide-containing protein, which produces MVRWITYTLGTLTAVALVGFLLLGGRFASYVRTSARSVQETVQDSVPLEFELRRARDLIDTILPDMQSHVRTIAQEEVAIAALENELLLSTQRLESEQSALASLRDKIGVHQVSYSIGDRELTRQQLVEQMHQRFERYKQGELAIESKTRLLEKRREGLAAALAMLDKMRHRKVELELKVEALAAQSRLLNASKVEAGVVIDGSQLSEADQLLGQIETRLAVAKRVLAHEQDAFAIPLDDDVVLEESVIAAYDDHFGKNANREVLVSK; this is translated from the coding sequence ATGGTGCGTTGGATAACATACACGTTGGGGACTCTGACTGCGGTGGCGTTGGTTGGCTTTTTGCTACTGGGGGGACGTTTCGCAAGTTACGTTCGGACGTCTGCCAGATCGGTGCAGGAAACGGTACAGGACTCCGTGCCGCTGGAGTTTGAACTGCGTCGTGCTCGCGATTTAATCGATACGATTCTGCCGGATATGCAGTCGCATGTTCGCACGATCGCTCAAGAGGAGGTCGCGATTGCAGCTCTGGAAAATGAGCTGCTGCTCAGCACTCAGCGGCTTGAAAGCGAGCAATCTGCTTTGGCGTCACTCCGGGATAAGATCGGGGTGCACCAGGTTTCCTATTCGATCGGTGATCGCGAACTGACTCGACAGCAATTGGTCGAGCAGATGCATCAGCGTTTTGAGCGATACAAACAAGGTGAGTTGGCGATCGAAAGCAAAACCCGATTGCTGGAAAAACGGCGTGAAGGACTTGCGGCTGCCCTTGCGATGCTGGACAAAATGCGACATCGTAAGGTGGAGCTCGAGCTAAAGGTTGAGGCGTTAGCCGCACAGAGTCGATTGCTCAACGCGTCCAAGGTGGAAGCTGGCGTCGTTATCGACGGCAGCCAACTTTCGGAGGCTGATCAATTGCTTGGGCAAATTGAGACTCGCCTCGCCGTTGCGAAACGTGTCTTGGCCCATGAGCAGGACGCGTTTGCCATCCCGCTCGATGACGACGTGGTTCTTGAAGAGAGCGTCATTGCTGCTTACGACGACCATTTCGGAAAAAACGCTAACCGTGAGGTTTTGGTGAGTAAATAG
- a CDS encoding serine/threonine protein kinase, producing the protein MPAYRYQQGDRPLEGYTIQHALGRGGFGEVYFAISDAGREVALKAIQNYEEIELRGIGHCMNLKSPHLVMIFDVKQDAEGMAWVIMEYVSGANLREILDEAHVGSSLRDEHGNAKAHVGSYLRDEHQNAKANVGSSLRDEHKNAKAHVGSSLRDEHENAVRLGETDLLGIGVEQAAYFTRELCKGLSYLHDAGVVHRDLKPHNVFFEDGVVKIGDYSLSKAITTSHRSGHTTTVGSVHYMAPEICEGRYGKTVDIYALGVMLFEMLTGSPPYEGESMGEVLMKHLSSQPDVSGLPEPFGRVVAKAMHRDPEKRYQTASEMMRALSPADELEYSRPPASLSMIGDRALKGRAIRVRESETPACGSKDALAETYATPVALRDTHERTDSVPFERPGAVSFDALGLWWKRQPSLALEDDPVPVLLRLAIAVVISLLSFSVGCVTDPNSWFWGDVLTCSIVFASYNALTCWFFLSTLPRSGGLGWAIVTRIIAVVPLVVVSGILVTWHGFEFYHGMIGGLIAVYAILDARCLVTADRYPRISLMKTLLAGGIAAVITTLIGGSERYTLFSGILAVSSAIAVQVLAPLGRVVRVNLEANRANRNTTNQSDGQPRSEDASNGTDQPMVISSSVDPSVTN; encoded by the coding sequence ATGCCCGCTTACCGATATCAACAGGGCGATCGGCCACTCGAAGGCTATACGATTCAGCACGCACTCGGTCGTGGTGGTTTTGGCGAAGTGTACTTTGCGATCAGCGATGCAGGACGCGAAGTCGCCTTGAAGGCCATTCAGAACTACGAAGAGATTGAACTGCGTGGTATCGGCCATTGCATGAACTTGAAGTCGCCACATTTGGTGATGATCTTTGATGTCAAGCAAGATGCGGAGGGGATGGCGTGGGTGATCATGGAATACGTTTCGGGCGCCAACCTGAGAGAGATATTGGATGAAGCCCACGTAGGTTCGTCTCTCCGAGACGAACATGGAAATGCGAAAGCGCACGTAGGTTCGTATCTCCGAGACGAACATCAGAATGCGAAAGCAAACGTAGGTTCGTCTCTCCGAGACGAACATAAGAATGCGAAAGCGCACGTGGGTTCGTCTCTCCGAGACGAACATGAGAATGCTGTCCGTCTCGGAGAGACGGACCTACTTGGAATAGGAGTCGAACAGGCGGCATATTTTACTCGCGAGCTATGTAAAGGGCTTTCCTATCTGCACGATGCGGGCGTCGTCCATCGCGATTTGAAACCGCACAATGTGTTTTTTGAAGATGGCGTGGTGAAGATTGGTGACTACAGTCTCAGTAAAGCGATCACGACCAGCCATCGCAGCGGTCACACGACGACCGTGGGAAGTGTGCATTACATGGCACCAGAGATTTGTGAGGGACGCTACGGCAAGACGGTTGATATCTACGCGCTCGGTGTGATGTTGTTTGAGATGCTGACGGGATCGCCGCCGTATGAAGGCGAGAGTATGGGTGAGGTGTTGATGAAGCATCTATCAAGCCAACCGGACGTCAGTGGATTGCCTGAACCGTTCGGCCGTGTGGTCGCCAAGGCGATGCATCGCGATCCTGAGAAGCGTTATCAAACCGCTAGCGAAATGATGCGTGCTTTGTCGCCCGCCGACGAGCTGGAATACTCTCGCCCACCCGCATCGCTGTCGATGATCGGAGATCGAGCTTTGAAGGGGCGGGCCATTCGTGTCCGAGAATCCGAGACGCCCGCGTGTGGTTCGAAGGACGCGTTGGCCGAGACATATGCGACTCCGGTCGCCCTGCGAGACACGCATGAACGAACGGATTCGGTGCCGTTCGAACGCCCTGGAGCGGTCAGCTTTGACGCACTGGGACTGTGGTGGAAACGGCAGCCGAGCTTGGCGTTGGAAGATGATCCCGTGCCTGTCCTTTTGCGTTTGGCGATCGCTGTCGTGATTTCTTTGTTGTCTTTTTCCGTTGGGTGCGTTACTGATCCCAACAGCTGGTTCTGGGGGGATGTCCTGACTTGTTCCATCGTGTTTGCCTCCTATAACGCTCTGACCTGCTGGTTCTTCTTGTCAACCTTGCCACGATCCGGCGGGCTGGGATGGGCGATCGTGACTCGGATCATTGCGGTGGTTCCGTTGGTCGTGGTGTCGGGAATCTTAGTGACCTGGCATGGATTTGAATTTTACCACGGTATGATCGGGGGGCTGATCGCTGTGTACGCAATCCTGGATGCTCGCTGTCTCGTCACTGCTGATCGCTATCCCCGAATCAGTCTCATGAAAACATTGCTTGCTGGCGGGATCGCGGCGGTGATCACAACCCTGATCGGCGGGAGCGAGCGTTACACATTGTTCTCCGGTATTTTGGCGGTCTCGTCGGCCATTGCGGTCCAAGTGCTCGCGCCGCTCGGTCGTGTGGTACGAGTGAATTTAGAAGCGAATCGTGCGAATAGAAATACAACTAACCAGAGTGATGGTCAACCACGATCCGAAGACGCGTCCAATGGTACAGACCAGCCAATGGTAATCTCGTCTTCGGTAGATCCATCGGTAACAAACTAA
- a CDS encoding RNA polymerase sigma factor produces MEPNSLNQADRHLLGLIRAGDVDGWNQFLGRYQRRLTAFAIGRVDQLATAEDLVQETFVAFLKSIDRFREQGSLESFLFRMLRRRIVDYYRASGQERKVPVCQIGTEPSAVNLDQVASSDLTASQYARLDEQLEEDQRTLSLAIVTITGELCRAEKFHELKIAEGLFYAGIRNRQLAELLGVSENEIAVIKHRLIKKLSRCVQTYQASLDPVQTIDGVVAPELRDADLRAAWETHRPSCPKRSTLGKYTLGILSPAWHDFVRYHVETLGCLFCDANLAEFRKLPPTAPSTINNHLFQSTVGFLPPPNGNST; encoded by the coding sequence ATGGAACCAAACTCTCTTAACCAAGCCGATCGCCATCTACTCGGGCTCATCCGCGCCGGCGATGTTGACGGCTGGAATCAGTTCTTGGGGCGTTACCAACGCCGACTGACCGCGTTTGCCATTGGACGTGTGGACCAGTTGGCGACCGCAGAGGACTTGGTACAAGAGACATTCGTCGCTTTCCTAAAGTCGATAGACCGTTTTCGCGAGCAGGGAAGTTTGGAGTCGTTTTTGTTCCGAATGCTCCGTCGCCGAATCGTCGACTACTATCGTGCGAGCGGGCAAGAACGGAAGGTTCCAGTTTGCCAGATCGGGACCGAGCCATCGGCCGTGAATCTCGATCAAGTCGCGTCGAGTGACTTGACGGCCAGCCAATATGCACGCCTCGATGAACAGCTAGAAGAGGACCAGCGGACGCTTTCGCTTGCGATTGTTACAATCACCGGCGAGTTGTGTCGCGCAGAGAAGTTTCATGAACTCAAGATCGCCGAGGGCCTCTTCTATGCAGGAATTCGCAATCGGCAACTCGCGGAACTGCTTGGTGTTTCGGAAAATGAAATTGCGGTGATCAAGCATCGGCTGATCAAGAAGCTCAGCAGGTGCGTTCAAACCTATCAAGCGAGCTTGGATCCCGTTCAAACCATCGATGGTGTGGTCGCCCCCGAGCTCAGGGATGCGGATTTACGGGCGGCTTGGGAGACGCATCGACCGAGCTGCCCCAAGCGTTCGACGCTTGGCAAATACACGCTTGGAATTCTGTCGCCTGCTTGGCACGATTTTGTTCGCTATCACGTCGAAACGCTTGGCTGCCTCTTCTGCGACGCTAACCTAGCAGAATTTCGAAAGCTCCCGCCAACCGCGCCGTCGACGATAAACAACCATCTCTTTCAATCGACCGTCGGCTTTCTACCCCCACCGAACGGGAATTCAACGTAA
- a CDS encoding SGNH/GDSL hydrolase family protein, with protein sequence MKLKRTGLILTLSFLYASVNAYAADGLAGESELSIGKEYSSAFANPKDDPSLPNVLLIGDSISIGYTVEVRKRLHGKADVFRIPGNGQDSAHGLENLDKWIGKRRWDVIHFNWGLWDLCYRNPESKMQGHRDKVNGTITATPEQYRENMEKIVARLKKTNATLIWCTTTPVPELEAGRKLGDDIKYNQVAEEIMKSNGVLIDDLHAHALKKYSEIQTEKGNVHFTRQGYAYLAEKVAREISTLLSKPGISSGSVSENHSP encoded by the coding sequence ATGAAATTAAAACGAACAGGATTGATTCTCACGCTTTCATTCCTATACGCCAGCGTCAATGCGTATGCTGCGGACGGGTTGGCTGGCGAATCGGAATTGTCTATTGGGAAAGAATACTCCTCGGCTTTTGCTAATCCCAAGGATGACCCAAGCCTTCCTAATGTCCTGCTAATTGGCGATTCCATATCGATTGGTTATACGGTGGAAGTCCGAAAGCGGCTGCATGGAAAGGCCGATGTTTTTCGGATACCTGGAAATGGGCAGGACTCGGCTCACGGATTGGAAAATTTGGACAAGTGGATCGGGAAACGCAGGTGGGATGTGATCCACTTCAATTGGGGCCTATGGGATCTCTGCTATCGAAATCCCGAATCGAAGATGCAAGGACATCGGGACAAGGTGAACGGAACAATCACAGCAACTCCAGAACAATACCGCGAAAACATGGAAAAGATCGTGGCACGACTTAAGAAGACCAATGCGACCCTGATCTGGTGCACAACAACACCGGTCCCGGAATTGGAGGCGGGGAGAAAACTCGGAGATGATATTAAGTACAATCAGGTTGCGGAAGAAATAATGAAAAGCAACGGCGTCTTGATCGACGATCTGCATGCTCATGCCCTCAAGAAGTATTCCGAAATCCAAACAGAAAAAGGCAATGTCCATTTTACGCGGCAAGGATACGCCTACCTGGCTGAAAAAGTAGCACGGGAGATTTCCACGCTGCTTTCTAAACCGGGTATTTCCAGTGGCTCGGTGAGCGAAAATCATTCGCCATGA